The Chryseobacterium phocaeense genome includes the window GAATAATCATCTGCAATTTCAATATCGGCATAGAGGATGTTCCTGTTTTTCCTGACAAAGCTTATAGAGTCATTCACTATAATTTTCCTAAGCCAGAACGGAAAACTTTTCCATTCCCTGCATTCATCCAGCTTGGTAAAGCATTTCATAAATGCATTGATCAGGATATCTTCCGCATCATGGATATTATTGACATAAGAATTGGCTATGGCCAGCATTTTAGCTGAAAACATCTCGTACAGAGCTTTCTGGGCTCGCCGGTCCTGTTTTTTTGCCAGTAAAAAATTCTTTTCAAGATTCTCCATGTTTCAGTTTCTATCTATAAGACGGGGTTTATAATAAAAGGTTGCCCGAAAATAAAAAAAAATTGCACTTTTTTTGAAAGTGCAATTTAATATTTTAATAATCAATTGATTATAATTAATGTTTTACTGAAGAAACTTCTTCCGGATTGTGCTTATGCCTGAATAATATGGCAAAAAATATAGCAAGCACCAACGCATACATTGCAAAAGAAAGCCAGATGTTCTGCCAGTCTTTCACCATCACTACATTAGAAAGTGTTCCGTCTGCATTCACCGCTGAATTAAAGCTGTTTTTAAGGATCTCAAGAAAAGTGGGATTATCCGCTGTGGTATCCAGATAAGCGGACAGATCTGAAGCATTTGTGAATTTGTGGGTAAAAAATTTATCAATGGCCCAACCGGCAATATAGCTTCCGAAAAGAGCTCCGAAACCGTTGGTCATCATCATAAATAATCCCTGTGCAGATGATCTTATCTTTTTATCAGTTGTAGTTTCTACAAAAAGAGAGCCTGAAATATTAAAGAAGTCAAACGCCATTCCATAGACGATACAGGAAAGGATAATCAGTGAAAGCCCGAAGCCATCCGGCACACCATAGGCAAAGAACCCGAATCTCAACACCCAGGCCAGCATAGATATCAGCATTACCTTTTTAATTCCAAATTTCTTCAAAAAGAAAGGAATTGCAAGGATAAACAGGGTCTCTGATACCTGAGATATAGACATAATAATTGTGGATCTCTGTACAACAAATGAATCTGCATATTTCGGGAAATGTGAAAATTCGCTTAAGAATACATCCCCGTACGCATTGGTCAGCTGAAGTGCAGCTCCCAAAAGCATTGAAAATAGAAAGAACAGAGCCATTTTATAGCTTCCGAAAAGCTTGAATGCATTCAGTCCCAATTGTTCGGAAAGCGGTGCATTTTTATCGATAAGTTTCTGCGGCGGACATTTCGGTAACGTCAGCGCATAGATTCCCAGGCATATGGCAATGGCTCCCCCTATGTAAAACTGTCCTTCAGTGGCTTTATTCCCGGTAAGGTTGGTAATCCACATGGCTACAATAAACCCGATGGTTCCCCAGACACGGATGGGCGGAAAGTCTTTCACCACATCCAGATTACTGTTTTTCAGAACGGTGTAGGAAATAGAATTCGCCAGGGCGATGGTTGGCATGTAAAAACACATGGCCAGAAGCATCAGATAAAAGAAAGAGTTGGGATCTGCGGAATGAGGCAGTATAAAAAGTATAATACCATACAGAATATGCAGTACCGAAAAAATCCGTTCGGCATTTACCCAGCGGTCAGCAATAATCCCGGTAATGGTCGGCATAAAAATGGAAGCTATTCCCATGGTTCCGAAAACAGCTCCGAACTGTGTTCCGTCCCAGTGTTTTGTACCGAACCAAAAATTAGCCATCGTAATCAGCCATGCTCCCCAAACGAAGAACTGGAGAAAGCTGAGGATGGTCAGTCGTAATTTTAAATTCATAGTTTAGTATAAAGTATCTCTTAATCAATTTTCTTTTTCCGCCTCTTGATTTCTTCCTGAATTTCCAGAGCGGTATCAAAATCCTCTTCTTTTACAGCATCCTCCAATAATTTCTGAAGTTCCTCCATAGATACAGCTTTTAAATTATCTTCAGACTGTACGGTTTCTGAGAACGGCTGATCTTCTTTTGAAACATCTTCCAGTTCAAGAAGGATTCCTGCTTCATTCAGAACCTGCTGCGTGGTAAAAATGGGAGCATCAAACCTTACGGCCATGGCCACTGCATCAGAAGTTCTTGCATCCAGGATCAGCTCCTCATCATTGGCTTTATTTTTAAAATTGATATT containing:
- a CDS encoding nucleoside permease — encoded protein: MNLKLRLTILSFLQFFVWGAWLITMANFWFGTKHWDGTQFGAVFGTMGIASIFMPTITGIIADRWVNAERIFSVLHILYGIILFILPHSADPNSFFYLMLLAMCFYMPTIALANSISYTVLKNSNLDVVKDFPPIRVWGTIGFIVAMWITNLTGNKATEGQFYIGGAIAICLGIYALTLPKCPPQKLIDKNAPLSEQLGLNAFKLFGSYKMALFFLFSMLLGAALQLTNAYGDVFLSEFSHFPKYADSFVVQRSTIIMSISQVSETLFILAIPFFLKKFGIKKVMLISMLAWVLRFGFFAYGVPDGFGLSLIILSCIVYGMAFDFFNISGSLFVETTTDKKIRSSAQGLFMMMTNGFGALFGSYIAGWAIDKFFTHKFTNASDLSAYLDTTADNPTFLEILKNSFNSAVNADGTLSNVVMVKDWQNIWLSFAMYALVLAIFFAILFRHKHNPEEVSSVKH
- a CDS encoding bifunctional nuclease family protein, whose amino-acid sequence is MDYKQLIIRGISYSQTQSGAYALLLEHEETHIKLPVVIGNFEAQSISLGLEKDIHPPRPLTHDLFTKFIVSANYELVSVIIYQIVDGVFFSNINFKNKANDEELILDARTSDAVAMAVRFDAPIFTTQQVLNEAGILLELEDVSKEDQPFSETVQSEDNLKAVSMEELQKLLEDAVKEEDFDTALEIQEEIKRRKKKID
- a CDS encoding RNA polymerase sigma factor, which codes for MENLEKNFLLAKKQDRRAQKALYEMFSAKMLAIANSYVNNIHDAEDILINAFMKCFTKLDECREWKSFPFWLRKIIVNDSISFVRKNRNILYADIEIADDYSDDDGDERLEELNVEEILSQMPTGYRLIFNLYVFEEKKHQEIAEILNISEGTSKSQLSKAKKWLTEFLKAKQNEKRDTETIKI